The sequence below is a genomic window from Stigmatopora nigra isolate UIUO_SnigA chromosome 4, RoL_Snig_1.1, whole genome shotgun sequence.
TTAGAAATGATGAGAGACTTTTTTTCTCACCATGACACATGTGCTTGTCGTGCTGGCCTTCAATGTGGACATCTTTACGACAGCCTGCAGTTTCCTCAACTGCTCAATTAAAGAGCTGTCAGGGGGGAAAAACTGAAGTGAATACACGTGCTACTTAAGAAAAATGTGAGATAAGGCTTCTTTAAGTGTTCTTACATGTTCTGTTTCTGCAGCATTTGGACTTTCTTATGCAACTCCGCATTGTGTGCGGTGCAGACTGCGACCCTGAGAAACACAAAGGTTTCAATCATTTTATCATAATCaagttaacaataaaaaaagcccTTTTTCAAAGATCATAGCAgtgattttatttgaaaaataaataacactaaCACCCCAGTGAGTGATTATTGTTAAAAGGTAGCAAAGCTTTAAAGCTAATCACTTGTCACCGGCTCACTCATGTACAAACAGGACAACAACAAATATTCTCCTCACCTGTTCTCCAAGCCATCCACGTAAACCTTCTTCTTTTTGCGACTCTCCTGTGCGGATTGTTTGTTCCGAATCTTCCTCCTAATTCGCTTCAGGGTCCGTTCCTCTGCCTATATACATATGGGCAGCTTTAGATTCACAATCATTTAAGAAGTATTTGTTGAGCATGGTTACCTTTGTAAGAGGCATGTTTGTGGGAATGGATGCTCCCTCTTTGGCCAAAAGCCGCTTTTCCTCCTCAGAGAGCGCAATCTCCTTAAAGTCAAACTGCAAAATAGTCCCAAAAATAGTTTGCACAAATTGTCATGCATTTTCCAATATGGCAtgaatcttttttctttttaatggacTCACTTGGTCTATGTTGTCGGGCTGCAGGCCTTCCAGCATTGAGTCCTCAATGGCCAATGTACAAGGTAGCTCTGTGGCATAATCGCTGCCAAAGTCATTCGGCATTTCCTCGGTAACCAGATTATCTGTGGTGGTTATTAAAATAGTCATGAACATTTAAATCTGGAAAAGGAACTACCAAGTCTACCTACAAAGAATGCTCACTAATGTTTTCCACAATGAGttgcaacatgttttttttagcagaatAAAGAAAACAAGTGGAGGCCCTACACCATGGGTAGGGAagctatggctcgagagccatatgtggctcttttgatgggtgtatttggctctccgcctttttaaatcatattatttcttcattagactcttctgaatccattttctcattgatactcattgattagaacAGTGAactaatgttctcaaaagaattcagacttttttttactttcaaagtggtgaaatgaataataaatgctcacattttcatgtatttttacttttactggCTCTcgaggaataatgtttgaaaatatgaattgattatggctctctttgtcaaaaaagttcccgacccctggccTACACTTTAAGAGTATTGACTAAAATGAGAGTTTAATGCCTGCATGATTTGATATGATAAAAAGTAAGTAATGGATATTGTCACATACCCAGATCAATGAAGATATCTGTGTCAGGCTTCTCTGCCCAAACACTCTGCAGAAGATCCATGTCCTCATTTCTGCCGCTGATTAAAGAGTAGCTATGATCTGCTTGTACTCTCAAAGCCTCAGGATTCTCTGCCTGCATCTCCTCTGCAACCAAGTCGGGCTCAGAGCACACCGGGCTCGGATTGGAGTAGTTGGGACTGTGCAAGAAATTGATGTCGCCGCCCTCGGGGCACAATGGGTTGACATTTCCCGTGTTGCCAGCGTTGCTGCTGGTGTCGGAGATGCCGCTGTCACTGCCCAATGGGGACTGTGAAGGACAAATGGTGTCCATGTTGTTCCCTTCTTGCAACAAGCTAAGCACCTGAAGCCAAAGAAGCAATGATCAAACATGTAATATTTGAAACATAATCGAGACATTTTTCATTAATCACACACTTCTTAAAACTGCCCTCGATATCGTCATGCAAAAGCCAAACAAGCAATAAAAGCTGATTGaagtgttttaaaaacaatcgcAATTCTGAACTGTTGCTCAAGtgtgaaataaataaagcaacaaTTAAGTAAACccccattttttatattttttttcagaaactcACCTGTCTTGCAAGCTCGAAACGTTATAATTACTTTtatcataattaaaaaacacCCTCAGCATAATTATCTAACTGGCTGGTCATGCATTAGAACGGTGCTTATGCCTTACAAAATTTCAAGAT
It includes:
- the LOC144195884 gene encoding uncharacterized protein LOC144195884, which encodes MSITGVLDQVDMDGAELLRLQFDDGQNGSSEDPLFAYVSSLIDSWSSDRDVLSLLQEGNNMDTICPSQSPLGSDSGISDTSSNAGNTGNVNPLCPEGGDINFLHSPNYSNPSPVCSEPDLVAEEMQAENPEALRVQADHSYSLISGRNEDMDLLQSVWAEKPDTDIFIDLDNLVTEEMPNDFGSDYATELPCTLAIEDSMLEGLQPDNIDQFDFKEIALSEEEKRLLAKEGASIPTNMPLTKAEERTLKRIRRKIRNKQSAQESRKKKKVYVDGLENRVAVCTAHNAELHKKVQMLQKQNISLIEQLRKLQAVVKMSTLKASTTSTCVMVFLLSFCLIIFPSVNPFGSKADKKELYVPSSIISRTLRSLPSESTDAIAYLEPEDNEPDLNLLPQAELENMDTIFGDSKKNHTPDYQRVDQSDSETAINGNSSTDFPAAPQTGEVTPSGLQESTQDSVVADTVSYEVPASKAKWIDRNPPSVILQQHRSDEM